The Rhodococcus triatomae genome includes a window with the following:
- a CDS encoding TadA family conjugal transfer-associated ATPase: MGGVSPLVNTDLLDRVRDRLAQAAGDPTPATVAEAIRSESGGVLGDADLLAVLRELQTELTGAGPLEAILAEPGVSDVLVTGPDQVWVDRGRGLERAAVRFADEAAVRRLGQRLALAAGRRLDDAQPWVDGRLGALGNGMGVGNGTFGVRLHAVLAPVAQGGTCLSLRVLRPATQGLEALRARGTLEPAAYELLVRIVRARLAFLVVGGTGAGKTTLLAALLGEVDPVERIVCVEDAAELAPAHPHVVRLVARAANVEGVGEVTIRDLVRQSLRMRPDRLVVGEVRGPEVVDLLTALNTGHDGGAGTVHANSPDEVPARLEALAALGGLDRAALHSQLAAALQVVLHVHRGADGRRRLVQVGVVSPDAHTGRVTIVPAWTVGSDRAPGAELLRALLERRGSG; the protein is encoded by the coding sequence GTGGGCGGCGTGAGCCCGCTGGTGAACACGGATCTCCTGGATCGGGTGCGGGACCGGCTCGCCCAGGCGGCCGGTGACCCGACTCCCGCCACGGTGGCCGAGGCGATCCGGTCCGAGTCCGGTGGGGTTCTCGGCGACGCCGACCTGCTCGCCGTGCTCCGCGAGTTGCAGACCGAACTCACCGGCGCCGGCCCTCTCGAGGCGATCCTCGCCGAGCCCGGCGTCTCGGACGTCCTGGTCACCGGGCCGGACCAGGTGTGGGTGGACCGCGGACGCGGCCTCGAGCGCGCCGCGGTGCGGTTCGCGGACGAGGCGGCGGTGCGTCGGCTCGGCCAGCGGTTGGCCCTGGCGGCCGGGCGCCGTCTCGACGACGCCCAGCCGTGGGTGGACGGCCGGCTCGGTGCCCTCGGGAACGGGATGGGTGTCGGCAACGGCACGTTCGGGGTGCGCCTGCACGCGGTGCTGGCTCCGGTGGCGCAGGGCGGGACGTGTCTGTCGCTGCGTGTGCTGCGCCCGGCGACCCAGGGCCTCGAGGCGTTGCGTGCCCGGGGCACGCTCGAGCCGGCCGCGTACGAACTGCTGGTCCGGATCGTCCGTGCCAGGCTCGCCTTTCTCGTCGTCGGCGGGACCGGCGCCGGAAAGACGACCCTGCTCGCCGCGTTGCTCGGCGAGGTGGACCCGGTCGAGCGCATCGTCTGCGTCGAGGATGCCGCCGAACTGGCGCCCGCGCATCCTCACGTGGTGCGGCTGGTGGCGCGGGCGGCGAACGTCGAGGGCGTGGGGGAAGTGACGATTCGTGATCTGGTGCGGCAGTCGTTGCGGATGCGTCCGGACCGACTGGTGGTCGGCGAGGTGCGGGGCCCCGAGGTCGTCGATCTTCTCACTGCCCTCAACACCGGCCACGACGGCGGCGCGGGAACGGTGCACGCCAATTCCCCCGACGAGGTTCCTGCCCGGCTCGAGGCGCTCGCCGCCCTCGGCGGACTCGATCGGGCGGCGCTGCACAGTCAGCTCGCAGCGGCCCTCCAGGTCGTGCTCCACGTCCATCGTGGCGCGGACGGGCGGCGTCGCCTCGTACAGGTGGGAGTCGTCTCACCGGACGCCCACACCGGCCGGGTCACGATCGTGCCGGCGTGGACGGTGGGCTCCGATCGCGCGCCTGGCGCGGAGCTCCTGCGGGCGCTCCTCGAGCGTAGGGGGAGTGGATGA
- a CDS encoding type II secretion system F family protein has translation MNWLVPMLVAGALIAFPSRPGPALRVRAPDPGAPVGPEVVGPPDPLAIAAGFDLLAACLRAGLPVADAAAAVAGVVPATMGTSLRRAADLLALGADADAAWEHAAGDPSCESLARLARRSARSGSSLSAAITELARDERSQAEDAAAAAAERAGVLISGPLGLCFLPAFVCLGIVPVVVGLATKVLGDGLL, from the coding sequence GTGAACTGGCTGGTGCCGATGCTCGTCGCCGGCGCGCTGATCGCGTTTCCGAGCCGGCCCGGTCCGGCGCTGCGAGTGCGGGCCCCCGACCCGGGCGCCCCGGTAGGGCCGGAGGTGGTCGGGCCGCCGGATCCGCTGGCGATCGCGGCCGGATTCGATCTGCTGGCGGCGTGCCTTCGAGCCGGTCTTCCGGTCGCCGACGCGGCCGCAGCGGTGGCAGGGGTCGTTCCGGCCACGATGGGCACTTCGCTCCGGCGGGCCGCGGATCTTCTCGCGCTCGGTGCGGATGCGGACGCCGCCTGGGAGCACGCCGCGGGGGATCCGTCGTGCGAATCGCTGGCGCGTCTCGCGCGGCGGTCTGCTCGTTCGGGCTCCTCCCTGTCGGCGGCGATCACCGAACTCGCCCGCGACGAGCGGTCGCAGGCCGAGGATGCTGCTGCGGCCGCCGCCGAGCGCGCGGGTGTGCTGATCAGTGGTCCTCTCGGGCTGTGCTTCCTCCCGGCCTTCGTGTGTCTGGGCATCGTGCCGGTCGTGGTCGGGCTGGCCACCAAGGTTCTCGGGGACGGGCTGCTGTGA
- a CDS encoding type II secretion system F family protein, translating into MTTTVVVPLLLLGAALALLPPAGALRRIRTRTASRSVRATGAAGRRPVAVAAIAALATVLIVVSGSVAVVVAALLVGATAHGRIARARADRERIAQVAAVQAGLDTLAAELTVGAHPAAACAAAADECAPPVAEVFRTAAARARLGGSAAQGFRGARGPAAEAFERIAAVWLVADRHGLALAELLQAVRADLQGRARFRRRTEAGLAGARATAAVLAGLPVVGVGLGQLMGASPWRVLLGGGVGGVLLVVGSALACAGLFWTDRITRRVVS; encoded by the coding sequence ATGACGACGACCGTGGTGGTACCTCTCCTCCTGCTCGGTGCGGCACTGGCGCTGCTGCCGCCCGCGGGAGCGCTCCGGCGGATACGCACGCGGACGGCGTCACGATCGGTCCGTGCTACCGGCGCGGCCGGACGACGCCCTGTCGCGGTGGCGGCGATCGCGGCCCTGGCGACGGTGCTGATCGTGGTGAGCGGCAGCGTCGCAGTGGTGGTGGCGGCGCTGCTGGTCGGCGCCACCGCGCACGGGCGGATCGCACGAGCTCGCGCGGACCGGGAACGGATCGCCCAGGTCGCCGCCGTCCAGGCGGGGCTGGACACGCTCGCTGCGGAGCTGACGGTGGGCGCGCATCCGGCGGCGGCGTGCGCGGCAGCTGCCGACGAGTGCGCTCCGCCCGTGGCGGAGGTGTTTCGCACCGCCGCTGCGCGAGCCCGGCTGGGAGGTTCTGCAGCCCAGGGGTTCCGGGGTGCGCGGGGCCCGGCCGCCGAGGCGTTCGAGCGAATCGCCGCGGTGTGGCTCGTCGCCGACAGACACGGACTCGCACTCGCGGAACTGTTGCAGGCGGTTCGCGCGGATCTCCAGGGTCGAGCGAGGTTCCGGCGACGGACGGAGGCGGGCCTGGCAGGTGCGCGGGCCACGGCGGCCGTCCTCGCGGGGCTACCCGTTGTCGGGGTGGGGCTCGGGCAGTTGATGGGCGCCTCCCCGTGGCGCGTACTGCTCGGCGGCGGTGTCGGGGGAGTGTTGCTCGTCGTCGGATCCGCACTGGCCTGTGCCGGACTGTTCTGGACGGACCGCATCACTCGGCGGGTGGTCTCGTGA